One Roseburia rectibacter DNA window includes the following coding sequences:
- a CDS encoding Cof-type HAD-IIB family hydrolase, with the protein MNHKILCVDLDATLLCDDKSISQKNRDAIHKMLEAGHYIALATGRPVETAREVARNLGLNTPGCYMIAFNGAVLYDCAADRVLLQRSLPIEVVQELFDKAKRAGLYVQTYNSTDLITTKHTKELDYYVKQAHISYKISPNILDALEEEPQKVMLISLDQRDKLERFQKRNLKWEQGKCNSFFSSSQYLEYSPKNTSKATGILELTKILNMPMDTTIAVGDEDSDVPMIKTAYVGVAVKNATEKAKAAADYVTVNDNNHDAIAEVIEKFVL; encoded by the coding sequence ATGAATCACAAAATTTTATGTGTGGATCTGGATGCAACATTACTGTGCGATGATAAAAGTATCTCACAGAAGAACCGTGATGCAATTCACAAAATGTTAGAGGCAGGACATTACATAGCACTTGCAACCGGAAGACCGGTTGAAACGGCAAGAGAAGTCGCAAGAAATCTGGGGTTAAATACACCTGGGTGTTATATGATCGCATTCAATGGTGCGGTGCTTTATGACTGTGCGGCAGACCGCGTATTGTTGCAGCGTTCACTTCCGATTGAGGTTGTGCAGGAGCTTTTTGATAAGGCAAAACGTGCCGGTTTATATGTGCAGACCTATAACAGTACGGATCTTATCACTACAAAACATACCAAAGAGCTGGATTATTATGTGAAACAGGCACATATTTCCTATAAGATATCACCGAATATTCTGGATGCTTTAGAGGAAGAACCACAGAAGGTTATGCTGATCTCACTGGATCAGAGAGACAAGTTAGAACGTTTCCAGAAAAGGAATTTGAAATGGGAACAGGGAAAATGTAACAGTTTCTTCTCAAGCAGCCAGTATCTTGAATATAGTCCTAAGAATACAAGCAAGGCGACCGGTATTTTAGAACTGACAAAGATTTTAAACATGCCGATGGATACGACCATCGCAGTCGGAGATGAAGATAGTGATGTTCCGATGATAAAAACTGCATACGTAGGGGTTGCAGTGAAAAATGCCACCGAAAAAGCAAAAGCAGCAGCGGATTACGTCACGGTAAATGACAATAATCATGATGCCATTGCTGAGGTGATTGAAAAATTTGTACTATGA
- a CDS encoding PHP domain-containing protein → MDNRIVDLHVHSTESDGTFTPTEVIAEAKKAGLSAIALTDHDTATGIKKAMDAAKEAGIELIPGIELSTAYTLPGKKQEKEIHIVGLYINPDDPELLKMTADFRDCRDKRNEKMILALQKEGFPITMEALLAENPDSVITRANIARFLYEHGWIKSVSEAFDKYIGDGCRCYVGRFKVSPMEAVSLIKRTGGVAILAHPLLYHLGVEQLQLLIDDLKAAGLDGIEAIYSTYTTGEEQLVKRIAKENNLLISGGSDFHGENKPAIKLGIGRGQLYIPYSVLEAIKIHAGK, encoded by the coding sequence ATGGATAATAGAATTGTTGACCTGCATGTACATTCCACGGAATCAGATGGAACATTTACACCCACTGAGGTGATCGCCGAAGCAAAAAAAGCCGGTCTTTCCGCTATCGCTCTGACGGACCATGATACTGCCACCGGTATCAAAAAAGCTATGGATGCCGCAAAGGAAGCCGGTATTGAGCTGATCCCGGGCATTGAACTTTCCACTGCTTACACGCTTCCGGGAAAAAAACAGGAAAAGGAAATCCACATCGTCGGTCTCTACATTAACCCGGATGACCCGGAACTCTTAAAAATGACTGCAGACTTCCGTGACTGCCGTGATAAACGGAACGAAAAAATGATCCTTGCCCTGCAAAAAGAAGGATTTCCAATTACTATGGAAGCCCTCCTGGCAGAAAATCCGGATAGTGTCATTACACGCGCAAACATCGCACGTTTCCTTTATGAACACGGATGGATTAAATCCGTTTCCGAAGCATTTGACAAATACATCGGTGATGGCTGCCGCTGCTATGTCGGACGTTTTAAAGTATCTCCAATGGAAGCCGTCTCACTTATAAAAAGAACCGGTGGTGTCGCCATCCTTGCGCATCCGCTGCTTTATCATCTGGGGGTAGAACAATTACAGCTTCTGATCGACGACTTAAAGGCGGCAGGACTTGACGGCATTGAGGCAATCTACTCTACCTATACCACTGGAGAAGAACAGCTTGTCAAACGTATTGCAAAAGAAAATAATCTGCTCATCAGCGGCGGCTCGGATTTTCATGGGGAAAACAAACCTGCCATAAAACTTGGCATCGGACGCGGACAGCTTTATATCCCTTATTCTGTATTAGAAGCAATCAAAATACATGCCGGAAAATAG
- a CDS encoding chemotaxis protein CheW: MQLLTFMLNNVRFGIPVDDVESIETRMSVVGVPNAPAHIEGIVNLHGDIVPICNLADYFGYPKQDIKNVIVASMNGMKIGLEVESVREIIDVNEKQVIPMPTIMNANQSCFNDVASYDKQLIVMFEVSKLMPQSEQQGIKQLIDDNT; the protein is encoded by the coding sequence ATGCAATTACTGACGTTTATGCTCAATAATGTCCGTTTTGGAATACCGGTGGATGATGTCGAGTCGATTGAAACCAGAATGAGTGTGGTAGGTGTTCCAAATGCACCTGCGCATATCGAAGGAATCGTGAATCTGCATGGTGATATCGTTCCGATATGTAATCTTGCTGACTATTTCGGATATCCAAAACAGGATATAAAAAATGTTATTGTGGCAAGTATGAATGGCATGAAGATTGGTCTTGAAGTAGAGAGTGTCCGTGAGATCATTGATGTAAATGAAAAACAGGTGATTCCGATGCCGACGATCATGAATGCCAATCAGAGCTGCTTTAATGATGTGGCATCCTATGATAAGCAGCTGATCGTGATGTTTGAGGTGTCAAAACTGATGCCACAGTCCGAGCAGCAGGGGATAAAGCAGCTTATCGATGACAATACCTGA
- a CDS encoding methyl-accepting chemotaxis protein, producing MYKNLKIQERLKKCFTVVALLASIAGVIGAIMMLIISAQYKHALTNYGFSQGDIGKAMIVFADARSAARGVIGYNDADMIATMKQIHDEKKQKFDDYWAIVANTCVTGTEKDLYEQVNTLVQQYWDAEAQAMEIGASTDNEDSIKAQQMMNDTVDPLYEQVYSLTADLLNANVNEGNSLEAKLSAMSIIFLIMIVAMIVFAFAQAMRMGSSIAKGIAVPLGELSDRFTTFAKGNLTDPFPVVDTQDEVADMINTANEMKETLKLVIADCGKHLADMASGNFDIRTDCPEVYQGEFEKLLLAMRDMKNQMIVTLRSIEDASSQVSAGSTNLAEASQSLAEGATEQAGAVEELQATITSITENIEKSADQAHESYVQAKQYADEADNSRVQMTAMVDAMTRINETSKNIENIISEIEDIASQTNLLSLNASIEAARAGEAGRGFAVVADQIRQLAEQSTKSAVDTRKLIEGSLEEIAEGNKAADKAAASIETVVEGIGKIAESARNVRQVSRDQATAMEQAEQGVNQISEVVQANSATAQESSATSEELSAQAVSLDELISKYVLPQE from the coding sequence ATGTATAAGAATCTAAAAATTCAGGAACGGCTGAAAAAATGTTTCACAGTCGTTGCACTGCTTGCATCCATTGCAGGTGTTATTGGAGCAATTATGATGCTTATTATATCTGCGCAGTATAAACATGCGCTTACTAATTATGGTTTTTCACAGGGTGATATCGGAAAGGCAATGATCGTTTTTGCAGATGCGAGATCGGCAGCGCGCGGTGTGATTGGTTACAATGATGCTGATATGATCGCAACCATGAAACAGATACATGATGAAAAGAAACAGAAGTTTGATGATTACTGGGCTATAGTTGCGAACACCTGTGTGACAGGCACTGAGAAAGATCTCTATGAGCAGGTGAACACACTTGTTCAGCAGTACTGGGATGCAGAAGCCCAAGCGATGGAGATCGGCGCTTCCACGGACAATGAAGACAGCATCAAAGCCCAGCAAATGATGAACGATACCGTAGATCCATTGTATGAGCAGGTTTACAGCCTTACAGCTGACTTGCTGAATGCAAACGTAAACGAGGGAAACTCCCTTGAGGCAAAGCTTTCTGCCATGAGTATTATTTTCCTTATTATGATTGTTGCAATGATTGTATTTGCATTTGCACAGGCAATGAGAATGGGAAGTTCCATTGCAAAGGGTATCGCAGTACCACTTGGTGAGTTGAGTGACAGATTTACAACATTTGCAAAAGGTAACCTTACCGATCCGTTCCCGGTAGTAGATACCCAGGATGAGGTTGCAGATATGATCAATACAGCGAATGAGATGAAAGAAACATTAAAGCTTGTTATTGCTGACTGTGGCAAACATCTTGCAGATATGGCAAGTGGTAACTTCGATATCAGAACAGACTGTCCGGAAGTATATCAGGGTGAATTTGAGAAGCTGCTTCTCGCTATGCGTGATATGAAGAATCAGATGATCGTAACATTACGTTCTATTGAAGATGCGTCCAGTCAGGTATCCGCAGGATCTACAAACCTTGCAGAGGCATCCCAGAGTCTTGCAGAGGGTGCTACTGAGCAGGCAGGTGCAGTAGAAGAGTTACAGGCTACGATCACAAGCATCACAGAGAATATTGAAAAATCTGCAGATCAGGCACATGAGTCCTATGTACAGGCAAAACAGTATGCAGACGAAGCTGACAACAGCCGTGTGCAGATGACAGCAATGGTAGATGCAATGACACGCATCAACGAGACATCCAAAAATATCGAGAATATCATTTCTGAGATTGAGGATATCGCATCCCAGACAAACCTGCTTTCCTTAAATGCTTCCATTGAGGCGGCAAGAGCAGGAGAGGCAGGAAGAGGATTTGCGGTTGTTGCTGACCAGATCCGTCAGTTAGCAGAGCAGAGTACAAAATCTGCAGTAGATACCAGAAAACTGATTGAAGGATCCTTAGAGGAGATCGCAGAAGGAAACAAGGCGGCAGACAAAGCTGCAGCATCCATTGAAACAGTTGTAGAAGGAATCGGCAAAATTGCCGAGTCTGCCAGAAATGTCAGACAGGTATCCAGAGATCAGGCAACTGCCATGGAACAGGCAGAGCAGGGTGTCAACCAGATTTCGGAGGTTGTTCAGGCAAACTCCGCAACCGCACAGGAGTCCTCTGCTACCAGCGAGGAGCTTTCTGCTCAGGCAGTATCCTTAGATGAACTGATTAGTAAATATGTTCTTCCACAGGAATAA
- the infC gene encoding translation initiation factor IF-3, with translation MINEQIRDREVRLIGENGEQLGIMSAREAMKLAEEAELDLVKIAPTAKPPVCKIIDYGKYRYEMARKEKEARKKQKVVELKEIRLSPNIDSNDLNTKMNAAKKFLSKGDKVKITLRFRGREMAHMNASKHILDDFAESLAEVAVVEKAPKVEGRSISMVLAEKKS, from the coding sequence ATGATTAATGAACAGATCAGAGACAGAGAAGTTCGTCTGATCGGAGAAAACGGAGAACAGCTTGGCATTATGTCAGCAAGAGAAGCAATGAAGCTGGCTGAGGAAGCAGAGCTTGATTTGGTCAAGATTGCTCCGACCGCAAAGCCGCCGGTATGTAAGATTATCGATTACGGTAAATATCGTTATGAGATGGCTAGAAAAGAGAAAGAAGCCAGAAAAAAACAGAAAGTGGTCGAGTTAAAAGAGATTCGTCTGTCACCGAATATTGATTCAAATGATTTGAACACCAAAATGAATGCTGCAAAAAAATTCTTGAGCAAAGGTGATAAAGTAAAGATTACTTTAAGATTCCGCGGACGTGAGATGGCACATATGAATGCCAGCAAACACATTCTGGATGATTTTGCTGAGAGTCTTGCAGAGGTTGCAGTAGTGGAAAAAGCACCAAAGGTTGAAGGCAGAAGCATCAGCATGGTGTTGGCAGAAAAAAAATCATAA
- the rpmI gene encoding 50S ribosomal protein L35, whose protein sequence is MPKMKTSRAAAKRFKVTGTGKLKRNKAYKRHILTKKTTKNKRNLRKPAIVDATNVKNMKKILPYM, encoded by the coding sequence ATGCCAAAAATGAAAACAAGCAGAGCAGCTGCAAAACGTTTCAAAGTAACAGGAACAGGAAAATTAAAGAGAAATAAAGCTTACAAGAGACATATCTTAACAAAGAAAACAACAAAGAATAAGAGAAATCTTAGAAAACCGGCTATCGTAGATGCTACAAACGTTAAGAATATGAAGAAGATTTTACCATACATGTAA
- the rplT gene encoding 50S ribosomal protein L20: MARVKGGLGAKKRHNRTLKLAKGYRGARSKQYRVAKQSVMRALTSSYAGRKERKRQFRQLWIARINAAARMNGISYSQMMHGLKVAGVDINRKMLAEMAVNDAAGFAALAEIAKKAVA, translated from the coding sequence ATGGCAAGAGTTAAAGGCGGTTTAGGCGCTAAAAAAAGACATAATAGAACATTAAAATTAGCAAAAGGTTACAGAGGAGCTCGTTCTAAACAGTACCGTGTTGCAAAACAGTCTGTTATGAGAGCCTTAACAAGTTCTTATGCAGGTAGAAAAGAAAGAAAGAGACAGTTCCGTCAGTTATGGATCGCTCGTATCAACGCAGCAGCAAGAATGAACGGAATCTCTTACAGCCAGATGATGCACGGCTTAAAAGTAGCTGGTGTTGATATCAACCGTAAAATGTTAGCAGAGATGGCTGTAAATGATGCAGCAGGATTTGCAGCATTAGCAGAAATTGCTAAGAAAGCAGTTGCTTAA
- a CDS encoding PHP-associated domain-containing protein, translated as MQINGYLYDTHVHTSEGSACGQNTGAEMAGAYQKAGYAGIVVTDHFFYGNTAADRSLPWKDWVEQFCKGYEHAKEEGDKIGLQVFFGWESGYQGTEFLIYGLSKEWLLEHPEIKDADVKEQYELVHAGGGIVSQAHPFREEDYIPEIRLFPDCVDAVEGINATHESPASTAHKNILYNEKAIAYARKHELPITAGSDQHTTKMIGGGMLFDRRLADEKDFCKAVLAGEAKAYWNGSEFYAKTSDM; from the coding sequence ATGCAGATAAACGGATATTTATATGACACCCATGTACACACGTCAGAGGGTAGTGCATGCGGACAGAATACAGGGGCAGAGATGGCGGGAGCGTATCAGAAAGCGGGATATGCCGGCATCGTTGTAACAGACCATTTCTTCTATGGAAATACGGCAGCAGACCGGAGTCTTCCGTGGAAAGACTGGGTGGAACAATTCTGCAAGGGATATGAACATGCAAAAGAAGAAGGCGATAAGATTGGATTGCAGGTATTCTTTGGATGGGAGTCAGGATATCAGGGAACAGAATTTTTAATATATGGGTTAAGTAAGGAATGGCTGTTAGAACATCCCGAGATCAAGGATGCAGATGTAAAAGAGCAATATGAACTGGTGCATGCCGGTGGAGGCATTGTCAGTCAGGCTCATCCGTTCCGTGAGGAGGACTATATTCCGGAAATCCGTCTTTTCCCAGACTGTGTGGATGCGGTAGAGGGAATCAATGCCACACATGAGAGTCCGGCAAGCACGGCGCATAAAAACATTTTATATAATGAGAAAGCCATTGCCTATGCAAGAAAACATGAACTTCCTATTACGGCAGGCTCTGACCAGCACACCACAAAGATGATTGGTGGTGGTATGCTGTTTGACAGAAGACTTGCTGATGAAAAAGATTTTTGTAAGGCGGTGCTTGCGGGAGAAGCAAAAGCATACTGGAATGGCAGTGAGTTCTATGCGAAAACCAGTGATATGTAA
- a CDS encoding AraC family transcriptional regulator has protein sequence MYEKHKNSYKVTEKELVSLSVYNVGFQRCDSLYQWGPGIRDHYLIHYIISGKGFYKIGKRTYELQAGDSFLVYPNTEVVYYAAEADPWEYAWVGFTGSDASMILKATDFSPEKPIIRSTPHGDDIHRQILHIYDARGNEFQHAVEMTGRLYTMLAMFLHDASHTTEQISANSYVQKGIEYISSNYSYAITVEDIADYVGVSRSHLFRSFESVLGQSPKEYLTDFRMKQACYLLEHSNLSITAIANSLGFDNSLYFSKTFHKQKQMSPKEYRAHSRTPQS, from the coding sequence ATGTATGAAAAACATAAAAATTCCTACAAAGTAACGGAAAAGGAACTGGTTTCTCTTTCTGTGTACAATGTAGGATTTCAACGATGTGATTCCCTGTATCAGTGGGGACCGGGAATCCGGGATCATTATCTGATCCATTATATTATTTCAGGAAAGGGATTCTATAAGATTGGAAAACGCACTTATGAATTACAGGCGGGAGACTCATTTTTAGTCTATCCAAACACAGAGGTTGTTTATTACGCTGCCGAAGCGGATCCGTGGGAATATGCATGGGTAGGTTTTACAGGCAGTGACGCTTCCATGATCTTAAAAGCAACTGATTTTTCGCCTGAAAAACCGATTATCCGCTCTACACCTCACGGAGATGACATTCACCGACAGATACTTCATATATATGATGCAAGAGGCAACGAATTTCAGCATGCCGTGGAAATGACCGGACGGCTCTATACAATGCTCGCCATGTTTTTACACGACGCCTCCCACACAACAGAACAAATTTCTGCCAACAGTTATGTGCAAAAAGGCATCGAATATATCTCTTCCAATTATTCTTATGCAATTACCGTGGAAGATATTGCAGACTATGTCGGGGTCAGCCGCAGCCACCTGTTCCGCTCTTTTGAGTCAGTGCTCGGTCAGTCACCAAAGGAATATCTGACGGATTTTCGCATGAAACAGGCATGTTATCTTTTAGAACACTCCAATCTGTCCATCACTGCAATTGCGAACTCACTTGGTTTTGACAACAGCTTATATTTTTCCAAAACATTTCACAAGCAAAAGCAAATGTCCCCAAAAGAATACCGGGCACATTCGCGTACTCCCCAGTCATAA